From a single Callithrix jacchus isolate 240 chromosome 5, calJac240_pri, whole genome shotgun sequence genomic region:
- the LOC103793425 gene encoding uncharacterized protein LOC103793425, which produces MPIRSGPVSGPYGRELTPCQQPWEQAWKWLFQLSTQPRGRAPRSDVSLGILNLQAVTEKTQRQISSCTGSLGPHRGCKLCHAPCPTEPRAAAGTPNTTHTSTVKAQRKDEETGPVTSVPFYRERQTSSRSSSSGFPQSLNGLSRPQWQPYYEGF; this is translated from the exons ATGCCCATCCGTTCGGGGCCTGTATCAGGACCATATG GGAGGGAACTCACTCCCTGCCAGCAGCCATGGGAACAAGCTTGGAAGTGGCTTTTCCAGCTCAGCACGCAGCCTCGTGGAAGAGCACCCAG ATCCGACGTTTCTCTGGGGATTTTGAATCTCCAGGCAGTGACAGAGAAGACTCAGAGACAGATCAGCAGCTGCACTGGGAGTTTGGGTCCTCACAGAGGATGCAAGCTGTGCCACGCCCCCTGCCCAACTGAACCACG GGCGGCTGCTGGAACTCCAAATACCACACACACCTCTACAGTCAAGGCACAAAGAAAGGACGAAGAGACAGGGCCAGTCACATCTGTGCCCTTTTATAGGGAAAGACAAACCTCCTCTAGAAGCTCCTCCAGCGGATTCCCCCAAAGCCTCAATGGCCTCAGCAGGCCCCAATGGCAGCCGTACTATGAGGGATTCTGA